Sequence from the Colletotrichum higginsianum IMI 349063 chromosome 6, whole genome shotgun sequence genome:
GGCAagctgttgttgatggcctcggccaccgctgccgccgccgccgcttgcTCGTCCCGCTTCTGCGCCGCCCTCTccaccgtcgccatcgcTCGCCGATGAAGCTCCCTAACCACCACGTGAAGCCTGTGGAATGCGTCCTTGTTCAACACCTCCAGCATCATATCAAACAGATGAAGCGCATGGTTGGCTAGCGCCTGGTCCGTCACCAGATGCTCGTGTTCCGGGAACACAAACATGTTGGAcaggatgatgatgagtCCCGAGAAGTGTGCACACGAGTTGGTCCAGATGCTGCAGTCCGTCATGGGCGACTCGGCGAACAGCTTCATGCACCTCCGGCTCAGCTCGACGCACCTGTCCCACCCGTCCGGAAGCGGGGCGTTCTGCTTGAGGCCGGCCGCCACCGGCACTCCGTCGAGATCCCTCATAGCCGTCCGGCAGTACGAGCTGATGCGATGCACCCAGTCCGCGTCGTGCGAGTAGATGCCGTGCGTCATCACTACCACCACAAAGTAGTGGTGGTATACGAGCGACATGTGCACCGCCGGCAGCGCATCAATGTTCTGCAGCACAGATTCCAACCGGAACTCGGCCGGTATCTTGCCGTACCAGCTCTCGAGCATCTCCTCCAGCCTCGTTACCCGCGACTGCGACTCCTGCCTCGACACCTTGCGCGCCCTCGTGCTGTACAGAAGGTCGTACACCTTGCCCGCGATGTGGCTGAGCTCGACCCGCGCCCGGAAGAAGTTGAACTCGCTGCCGTTCTTCGCCGCTatgatgccggcgccgtcatTGGGGTACAGCTCCGGAAGTGCCAGGTCaatgtcggcgtcgagctggaAAGACGGCGTTTTGGATCGCAAGCTGATGTCCTACGGTTTGCTTTAGCCTTGCTACCCGTCAATCTGTATCGACAccgccacgacgacgggaCGACAACGTCAAACACTCTCACCTTATCCATGACATACACCATCCAAAACACCCTAGATCTCTGCCGGGCGATCTCGGGTGGGAAGAAGCGCTGCGAACCCCTGTCGTGGAGTTGCATGCGATGCGCCAGACGGATGGCCGTCCCGATGAGAACCGACGCCGGCTTGGGGTCCTTGGTCCCCTGGAAAAGGACGACCatgccgacgaggacctggATCCCTAGCAAATCCTCCTCCCGTGTCACGAGGTCCGACACGACCGACTGCACGTTACGCATGTGGTGCAGCACCTTCTGGTCTTCTATCAGAGCATCGACGTTCCCCGGCTCCTTCAGCGTGCAGCGATACCCCAGTGCTATGGCGATGTTGATGGCGGCCCACACCGCGGGGGACCGCTGCGAGCACGGCGAGTACCAGTCGGAGAGCATGCGCATAAACGTCTCTTGGTCAAAGAGCGGCATGATGGAGTTGTACCGGCTGAAGAactcgtcgatgacgggcATGATGTcctcgagcggcggcagctttGGCCTTTCCGGCTCCACGACCCATTCGCTTGGGCTCGCGCTGCACGAAAAGGCGTTGTTGAAGTCGGTGTCCTCTGCCAGGTTGCCGTTGCCCGGGTTCTCCAGGTTCCCCGGGCTCCCTGATGCCCTGCTGCTCGCTGGCAACTCCGTTGTATTCGAGATGGCCGACAAGGGAGGCGGGGCTTGGCTCGAAAGACGCTCGTTGGCATCGAGTGCGCGTTGCAACTGTTCTTCTATCCTAGCCAGGCGGctctccagctcctcgacctttgTGGGGCTATACCGACTGTCAGACATCACGACCGGCATTGATGAAGAGGTAGGGGACAtggagggtttgggggccAGCTTACTCTCCTCCAGCCGTGCCCTGTTTgggttgttgctgctgctgctgctggcgctcTCTGGCCGGTGCAACCCGACGGCGGACCGGAGTCGTTTTGCATTCGGTCTTGTACAGGATGCAGTTGGAACATGCCGACTTGAGCATGTCGCacttgatcttcttgacgAAGCACAGGTCGCAGGCTATGCGTGTTAGTCGAGAGACCTGCTCGCATCCAATACGTGTGGGGTCATCAGGGCCAAGCGACTCAACTCACCCTTGCGGCGTTGTGACGAAGTCTCCATATCGATTGATTCACTTTTGGGGTCGTGGTTTTTTCAGTCAATTCAGTCACCGTACCAAGCGGGACGGGGCAATGAATGTCGAGGAGCAAGTCGTCCCGGAGtcttttttatttattaGGAACATTGCCCATTTGAGGATCGAGCCGTGAATCTCAAGTCACCAATGCGAATCCAAAGGATCAAACAGGGGCCAGGGTCGTCCGCAGGCATGCTTATGTATCCATGCAACGGTGGGCGAGATTACAAATCCAAAGTCCTCCAAAGACACGGCGAGTGGACCACCGTCAAGCCACACCCCGCGATTCTCCAAGTTGCTTTGGGTGCCGTTAGTCTCAGTCATTCATTCCCTCCCTGTATGCTGAGTTGAGATTCGTCCCTTCCGACTAAGAGTCTCGATGCTCTCTCTGGTGTTTTGCAACGGAGCATGGTCCATCGATGGATATCGGTTGGACCATGTTGCGTAACAAGTGTTGGTCACGCTCCCTGACCGTCTTACTGGAATATGCAGTGTCAGTCACAAACGCCACTAAAAGTCAACTTGAAAGTCGACAGGGGAAGCAGCTATACGTGGCGTGTCTTGATCATGCAGACAGTGTTCCATGGGCTCAAGACATACGTATACAAAAATGCACAAGTCTGATTGTATGTCTATGCTAACGCTCTCGTACCCAAACCTCAACTAGGCCGCCACAGTTGTGCCATATGGCAGAGTCTTGCCGGAATAGTGGACGCCTCCGTGGCTCTCCAGCTtatcgccgtcggcgaccaAGTCGGCGTACCAGGCCTGCATGTCCTGGGCAAACACATTAACGGCCTCGGGGTCGCTCGCGTCGAACGGttccttgccctcgccgacgaggcggatgtttgcgctcgccgccgccatgtcgACGCCAAAGTCGTCCTCGATTATCTCCGCAGGCCGGATGGCGGCCGTGATGCGGCCCTCAAGGATGTCGGGCGCAATGCGGAACTCGTACGCGCCGGGGCGGCCCAGGGaaacgccgtcgacgacgtcaaggGCCCCGACCATGGCCCCGACGGAGcgcaggccgccgacgatgtaGGCCTTGGTCTTGCGcgtggcggcgtcgcccaGTCCCTTGACGACGGTGTCTGCAAACTCTAGGAAGAAGCCCTCGCGGCGGAGGGTGCTGTCCTTCTTCCACTCGATGCCCAGGCTCTCGTAGGTGCCGCCCGAGAGCTCGAGAAagtcgaagccgaggcccGACAGGCTCTCGCACAGCTCGCGGGCCTCGTCGGGcgtgacgccgccgtcctggaACTCGACGCTGTTGAACTTGGCCGACAGGATGAAGCCCGGCGACGTGCGCGCGCGGATGGCGCGGCCGATATCGGCTATGAGGCGCGTGCGGTTCTCAACCGTCTGCACGCCGTACTCGTCGGTTCGCTTGTTGGTCGTGCGCGAGAGGAACTGGGCGATGAGGTAGCCGTGGGCCGCGTGCACCTGAATgccgtcgaagccggccttgtcgaggtaCTCAGCGGCGTGGGCGAAgccctcgacgatgcggtcGATGTCGGCCTTTGTGGCCTCGCGGGGTGTCGCGAACTCCATGCCCATCTTGGGTTCTGGGGTTGTCTTTGTCAGTCGGGGTTGCCCATGCACGCCGTACACCAGTGAGGCTTTTGCTTTGAGGACgggaagaaagagaggacGGGAGGACGAACCAAGcttgacggccgaggcggagacgGGGCTCGGCTGGATCTTTTTGGACACCTGTCTGCCGGCGTGGTTGACCTGGGCGACCATCAGGCTGCCGTGGgccttgccggcggcggcgacggccttgaaGGCCTCGAAGCGCTCGCCGGCGGGCTCGCACTCGGGGGTGATGATCATGTCGCCGGTGCCGCTCATGTAGTCGAACTCGGTCGCCATGTTGCcggtgacgatgacgccgaagCTGTTTGGGCCTTCGCCCCAGCTGCGGTGGCGTTAGTTGGGTTCTTGAAGGAGTATTATGTATATCtatatatgtgtgtgtgtatgaATATGCTCTGGGACGTACCGACGGTAGATCTCGACGAGTTCGGGCGTGGGGATGCCTCTCTTGGAAGGCTCGGTGCTGCTCCAGGTGGCGAggttctcggccatggcgctCTTGAGGAGGCGGTTCTTGGCCGTCTTGttggagaaggggaaggcCAGGGGCCGGGCCAGGGGCTCGGGGCTGGCGGGGGCGGCCTGGTATCGCATGGGCATtgcggcggtggtgatgttgggtgTGTTTCTTTGGGGAGATGGGCCGGAAAACAGACAAGTGCGTTATGTATGCGCTGGATTAAGAGTTGGAGATGATATCGAAgtgaagatggaggaggaagagacggTGTTCGTGATTCTCATGCTGAAGACGGCTTCTGTCTCTCTTATAGCTTTGCCGGACGTGTGTCCCAGGGGTGTTATCGCCGGGGTTTGGAACGATGGATGGGGCCatgtttccccccctccgtgTTCGACCGAACCGGCGCAAACTGGGGTCGAGGCCGTGGAGGTAGTAGCTTCCACGGCGTGCGTGGCGGTGCCCGTCGAGGTCCGTTGAGGTCCGTCGAGGCCTGTCCCGGCCCGCCGTGGCACGccgtgggaggaggagatgggcCTCGGTGAGCGTCGGTGAGCTGAGTTCAGTGTCGGTCAACACCGGTGAGAGATGGCCGGGCCACGACTCCAGCCACCCGCGGAACTCCGTGGAGTTCCACGGAGGAAACCCCCTGCCAAGGATCTGGATTAATAATGCTGGCTGctgccccccttccccggCTCGTTGGGAGATGAAGTCCGGCTAGGAAAAGTGGTCTCTTGAACCCTGTCCCGGCGTGCGCCCGCGTCTCTTGCTTAACAATCACGGCTTGTAAGTTGGCGCGCTCAACCggaacccccccccacacCCAGGCAAAGCGTGCCCTAGGGGAAAAAGTTAGACAAGGCATGAATGATGAGCTCAAGGTTGTTCTCATGAGAGGagttctttttttttggtttgTTTGCCTTCGGGGGGCCACTATGGGTACGGTACGGTACGGTAAGGTAAGAATACTACAGAGTATGAACAGAGCCCGATCCTACGCGTCCCACCACCGGCCGGCCTACAACTCCTCCTTGGCCGAGTCTGAcggcgccttcttctcggtctcggtctcggtcttAGTCtctacctcgccctcggtcGCGCCCTCGTTGAGCTTCAGGACGCGCGCCTTGACGGTGAACTCAATGTCCCGCCTGTTgttgtcgacgtcgggcCGGGAGTGGCTGACGGGCCAggccacgacggcgccgtctcggGGGACGGCCTGGTAGTTGgccaggtcggcgagggtggcTATCGAACGGAATGGTCAGTCGGCCGGAGGACGGGGTTGACGGTCACTATATCCATCGCCGGCCTGGGACGAAACGAAACGACATGGAGGGACGGGGAGGGGCATCCATCGGAACACTTACATTCACAGTCGCTGCCTTCGGCGACGAACAGGGGCAGGACGGGGTACAGCGCGCCCGGGGCGAAGATGGCGACCctcgcggcgtcgagggcgcggtcgacatcggcggcgtcctcggggAAGACGACGCGCTCCGCGACCTTGAGCCCGCctccctcgacggcggccggggcgtCAAAGACGGCGAACAGGcccttgccgtcgccgccgccgccgccatcggcgcgCTCCTGGCCTTCGATCCACTCGCGCACGCGCAGGGGCATGTCGGCGTAGCGCATGACGAGCAGGTTGCGGTCGTACATGTggcggtcgaggccggcccagccgccgggGTACTCGCGgccggagaagaaggccttgaggccgtcgccccagggggcgaggccggcgggcGGGGCGTCGAAGAGGTCGTGCAGGGTGTGCTGGGCCGCGGGGAAggtggcctcggcctcgcaggcggcggcgtaggcggcggccgtctcggccgtgaAGGGGTTGCGCCAGGGGAAGTTGTCGGTCATGGTCGTCTTGGCCTGCGGGACGGGCGGCTTGCCCATCTGGAAGGCGgacgcggcgccggcgaggagggcgagggagagCTTCATTGCTTTTGTGTTTTGTTTGAGTAAGTGGGCGAGTGAGTGATGTAGTCTGAAGGGTGATGAGAGATGGTGTAATGCGTGGTCTGATAGCTTGTGACTCTCTTGTTTTCACGGATTGCAACCAACTATCACGAGAGAGAGGCGAGACGCGACGGGACAAGACGAGACGGAAAGAACAGCAAGCACAATGATAAGAAGACGTTGCTTTCTTTAATCAGACTCATTTCACCACCCTTCCCTCCTCAGACATGACCGGTTCCGCCGTCTTCATATAGCAGAGCCGAACGGGCCTCGTTGTCCTTTGCGGACGCAGCATGCTCCGGGTTGCCATTTTGAGTCGCGGTTCCTGGCTTCTCGAGTGGTTCGTGTGTGATTCAACGCGGACGAGCGACGAGTTCCTCCGTCTCGTCCCCTCCCGCGGGGATGATCTCTCTCTACCCCAAATCCGTCTGTCCATACACATGCCCATCCGTGTACTGCCGCGACAACCACAGTAACGGCAGTAATAAGGTAGTATATACAGGTAGTAACGGGCAGAACACGgagacacagacacacagaGACCCCGCTTTCCCCTCATGGCCGGCTCGACGGAGCGCAACGCGAAGCTAGCTACCCTGCAGCCCGTTTGGTCCCTTGCTCTCACCCCCCTGTCTCTATTTCATTCGTCCCACTCAAGATAGCATTGATACAGATTCGCAGCTGGCGCCAGTTGGAGGCGGCAGGGTTGTAATTGTATGGACTGATGATCTCCTGGTGACGTCTGTCCGACGGTTCTTCTCCACCCGGAACCAAATTCAAGCCATGCGATGCACGATAGGTGATGGGggtgagtgtgtgtgagttGTGTGCGTCTCTCGGCACAGGCTCTTTTTGTCAACTCCGAATTGATGCAAGAGAGAACCTTGATAGCCTCTCGCACGGGATTCAAAAAGGCCGAGttgtcttttttcttcctggCTGAAGGGGAGTatctcacacacacacacacacacacacacactctctctctctctctctcatgtTGAGTTTCCCTACCTCTTGGAACATGAGACGGACGGCACCACCCTTATTCTTCCCATGAACCCAAGCCTGCCAATTCCAGGCTTGCTTCGATTTTTAAAACTGTCCGCTCCACCACGTGGCCCGGAAGCCAGTTTCTTATTTCGACGGCACTGCCGGGCCTCCGCCTGACGTCGTCCATTCTTCGCGCCGGCGGGCCTGGCTGCGTGTGCCTGTATGCCGAACCAGACTTGGGCATGCCGAGACTTTTGTCTGGTAGCCGAGccacaaaaaaaaaacatgGCGAGTTCCCGAGTTTGGGCAACGGTCGAAGCTtggccagagagagagagagagagagagagagagagagagagagaaagagggtgTGCCATTGAGGAAACAGTTTCAATTTGCCGTGCCCCTCTCCCTTTCTGGCTTGgctctctcacacacacacactctctctctcactctccccATCAAAACTCGACCCTTTCATCCACACTGACATCCCCGTTTGGGCAAGGTCACCATCAGCCTCGCCCCGGCTCTAGACCCCCTCCTTAATCCCTAGTCCCTCTGTCGACGGTAAGCGGCGGCCGTCCGcttcgacccggccgtccTCATTGGCCCGGCCATCCATCCAGAGCTCCGCAGCCGTTCGAT
This genomic interval carries:
- a CDS encoding Fungal specific transcription factor, whose amino-acid sequence is METSSQRRKACDLCFVKKIKCDMLKSACSNCILYKTECKTTPVRRRVAPARERQQQQQQQPKQGTAGGDPTKVEELESRLARIEEQLQRALDANERLSSQAPPPLSAISNTTELPASSRASGSPGNLENPGNGNLAEDTDFNNAFSCSASPSEWVVEPERPKLPPLEDIMPVIDEFFSRYNSIMPLFDQETFMRMLSDWYSPCSQRSPAVWAAINIAIALGYRCTLKEPGNVDALIEDQKVLHHMRNVQSVVSDLVTREEDLLGIQVLVGMVVLFQGTKDPKPASVLIGTAIRLAHRMQLHDRGSQRFFPPEIARQRSRVFWMVYVMDKDISLRSKTPSFQLDADIDLALPELYPNDGAGIIAAKNGSEFNFFRARVELSHIAGKVYDLLYSTRARKVSRQESQSRVTRLEEMLESWYGKIPAEFRLESVLQNIDALPAVHMSLVYHHYFVVVVMTHGIYSHDADWVHRISSYCRTAMRDLDGVPVAAGLKQNAPLPDGWDRCVELSRRCMKLFAESPMTDCSIWTNSCAHFSGLIIILSNMFVFPEHEHLVTDQALANHALHLFDMMLEVLNKDAFHRLHVVVRELHRRAMATVERAAQKRDEQAAAAAAVAEAINNSLPFGMQFEEDVSFFEAGDMGGFDGMFGGGAIDGSPVTIGSETADTIEGIQEEVCRATMTVGYSHY
- a CDS encoding Phenylacetaldoxime dehydratase, which gives rise to MKLSLALLAGAASAFQMGKPPVPQAKTTMTDNFPWRNPFTAETAAAYAAACEAEATFPAAQHTLHDLFDAPPAGLAPWGDGLKAFFSGREYPGGWAGLDRHMYDRNLLVMRYADMPLRVREWIEGQERADGGGGGDGKGLFAVFDAPAAVEGGGLKVAERVVFPEDAADVDRALDAARVAIFAPGALYPVLPLFVAEGSDCESTLADLANYQAVPRDGAVVAWPVSHSRPDVDNNRRDIEFTVKARVLKLNEGATEGEVETKTETETEKKAPSDSAKEEL
- a CDS encoding Nadh oxidase, whose translation is MPMRYQAAPASPEPLARPLAFPFSNKTAKNRLLKSAMAENLATWSSTEPSKRGIPTPELVEIYRRWGEGPNSFGVIVTGNMATEFDYMSGTGDMIITPECEPAGERFEAFKAVAAAGKAHGSLMVAQVNHAGRQVSKKIQPSPVSASAMGMEFATPREATKADIDRIVEGFAHAAEYLDKAGFDGIQVHAAHGYLIAQFLSRTTNKRTDEYGVQTVENRTRLIADIGRAIRARTSPGFILSAKFNSVEFQDGGVTPDEARELCESLSGLGFDFLELSGGTYESLGIEWKKDSTLRREGFFLEFADTVVKGLGDAATRKTKAYIVGGLRSVGAMVGALDVVDGVSLGRPGAYEFRIAPDILEGRITAAIRPAEIIEDDFGVDMAAASANIRLVGEGKEPFDASDPEAVNVFAQDMQAWYADLVADGDKLESHGGVHYSGKTLPYGTTVAA